One Phaseolus vulgaris cultivar G19833 chromosome 4, P. vulgaris v2.0, whole genome shotgun sequence DNA window includes the following coding sequences:
- the LOC137837588 gene encoding pentatricopeptide repeat-containing protein At5g42450, mitochondrial: protein MKIHMRNIVSRLSVAQTWIAPHSVSCSYITETHQANKHEASAVHKDINAYGLDSTTFHVACHMFEEMSGLTVASATTIIQGFVKRHCYEDAIHLFCKMLASEIRPNEFTFGTVLNSSTSHGNFIVGRQLHACAMKVGLSCHVFVGTPLLDLYFKLSTTEDAQKAFRDTLHPNVVSYTTLICGYLKRGRFEEALQVFHEMPERNVVSWNAMVGGCSQTGHNEEAVNFFIGMLREGFIPNESTFPCVICAAANIASLGVGKSFHACAIKFLGKVDQFVGNSLISFYAKCGSMDDSLLMFDKLFKRNIVSWNAVICGYAQNGRGVEAISFFERMGFEGYKPNDVTLLGLLWACNHAGLVDEGYSYFNRARLESPNLLKPEHYACMVNLLARSGRFAEAEDFLQSVPFDPGLGFWKALLGGCQIHSNKELGELAARKILSLDPEDVSSYVMLSNAHSAAGKWSDVATVRTEMKEKGMKRIPGSSWIEVRGKAHVFLTADHNHDRNYETNLLLHFFCEHLRESEDSDLFNIYWHLSS from the coding sequence ATGAAGATTCACATGAGAAACATAGTTTCTAGACTCAGCGTTGCTCAAACGTGGATTGCACCCCATTCTGTTTCTTGTAGCTATATTACTGAAACCCATCAGGCCAATAAGCATGAAGCATCAGCTGTACACAAAGACATTAATGCATATGGGTTGGATTCAACCACTTTCCATGTTGCCTGCCACATGTTTGAAGAAATGTCTGGCCTAACTGTTGCTTCAGCAACGACCATAATTCAGGGTTTTGTTAAGCGCCACTGCTATGAAGATGCTATCCATCTTTTCTGTAAGATGTTGGCCTCAGAAATTAGACCCAATGAGTTCACATTTGGAACCGTGCTTAACTCCTCCACGTCACATGGAAATTTTATTGTTGGGAGGCAGCTTCATGCTTGTGCAATGAAGGTTGGCCTTAGTTGTCACGTATTTGTTGGTACTCCTCTTCTTGATTTGTATTTCAAGCTGAGTACTACAGAAGATGCCCAGAAGGCTTTCAGAGATACTCTACACCCTAATGTGGTGTCTTATACAACTCTAATTTGTGGGTATTTGAAGAGAGGGAGATTTGAAGAGGCTCTGCAGGTTTTCCATGAGATGCCTGAGAGGAATGTTGTCTCGTGGAATGCGATGGTTGGTGGGTGCAGCCAAACGGGTCATAATGAAGAAgctgtgaatttttttattggcATGCTTCGAGAAGGATTTATACCAAATGAATCTACTTTTCCGTGTGTGATTTGTGCAGCTGCAAATATAGCTTCCCTTGGAGTTGGGAAAAGTTTTCATGCATGCGCAATCAAGTTTTTGGGCAAGGTTGATCAGTTTGTTGGTAATTCTCTTATCAGCTTTTATGCAAAGTGCGGAAGCATGGACGACAGCCTGCTAATGTTTGACAAGCTTTTTAAAAGGAACATAGTTTCGTGGAATGCCGTGATATGTGGTTATGCACAGAATGGAAGGGGTGTTGAAGCGATAAGCTTCTTTGAAAGAATGGGTTTTGAAGGATATAAACCTAATGATGTTACCCTTCTCGGGTTACTCTGGGCTTGTAATCATGCAGGACTTGTTGATGAGGGCTACTCTTATTTCAATCGGGCCAGGCTTGAGAGTCCCAATTTACTAAAGCCCGAGCATTATGCTTGCATGGTTAACTTGCTTGCTCGCTCTGGACGATTTGCAGAAGCTGAGGATTTTCTTCAGAGCGTGCCTTTTGACCCTGGACTTGGATTTTGGAAGGCATTGCTTGGGGGATGTCAAATCCACTCTAACAAGGAGTTGGGAGAGCTTGCAGCAAGAAAGATTTTGTCTTTAGATCCAGAAGATGTATCGTCCTATGTGATGTTGTCAAATGCTCATTCTGCAGCAGGTAAGTGGTCAGACGTCGCAACCGTAAGGACTGAAATGAAGGAAAAGGGGATGAAAAGGATTCCAGGTAGCAGTTGGATTGAAGTTAGAGGCAAAGCTCATGTCTTTCTTACTGCAGACCATAATCATGATAGAAACTATGAAACTAATTTGCTTTTACATTTTTTCTGTGAGCATTTGAGAGAAAGTGAAGATTCAGATTTGTTCAACATTTATTGGCATCTCAGTTCGTAA